The Podarcis muralis chromosome 8, rPodMur119.hap1.1, whole genome shotgun sequence genomic sequence ctttagcatatgcgctggtggggtgcaaagatccgctcagtgcccccaaatttagttaatTTTGTGTGCACGGCGCCGTTGAGAATGAAAAGCGTCGTCGTTGAGTCTGAGAAGCGccaccattgtgaatgacaaACAACACCACTGGTGCGACACGTCTTTGGTAAGTGAGcacacaaagtcaaaagtcctttagtgaaacagtaggtatacatttcggtaatacctaggttgattgattgatctttattacggccattggcccgttacacgacagtttcccataccaacatattatacttaaacctccaaatttaaaatcgccaaaacttacaaaagacaaacaataatcaaagcaaaacaaaaacaaaaaccaccatcatacaaaaacagaaaccaccatcatacattacaataaatttgtaacctatacatcgccctctgctcataaattaatcagggatatcaatggtgatatcgcctaaaacaaagatcatggtttaaaacaatggtgatatcacctaaaacataggtcatggtttaaaggggttatccgaatcacacaggagaccgtttctcttctttagggataggacgctgatcaggaatctggcaaccatgagtgattttagggggtcatcatcagttagtagatatctcagtttggcttcaatcgtatcatcggcaattcccttaagatattgagcaagaaacttgctcctggccggtaagtgaaaagcacagtcaaagattatgtgatgcaacaattccggtgccccactattacaatcacataagagtgatatctgtccattggagattaatacctaggtatatatgtattttgtttttctagtttgatcaaaattatttattatttcataacaggtagatagttaagagcttaggcagtGGGTGCCCCACACCTCTTGCACTCCCGGGTAAAGACATTCCTGAGCGTTCCTTTCATGAACGGCATAACACCTAGTGAAGATTATGTGAACAACTTTGTTTCAAGAATTAAGATGTACAATTCCCAAAAGGCAATGATATAAATTAGCATCAATTCTGTATCAACAGATTTCTCAGTACCCAATTTGTAGCACGGTATATTAATGAATATACCATGGGggatgtgagtggcgctgtgggttaaaccacagagtctaggacttgccgatcagaaggtcggtggtttgaatccccgcgacagggtgagctcccgttgctcggtccctgctcctgccaacctagcagttcgaaagcacatcaaagtgcaagtagataaataggtaccgctccagcgggaaggtaaacggcgtttccgtgcactgctctggttcgcccgccagaagcgacttagtcatgctggccacatgacccggaagctgtacactggctccctcagccaataaagtgagatgagcgccgcaaccccagagtaggtcatgactggacctagtggtcaggcatccctttacctttacctatattaatGAAACCATTTTTTCTCACTAATAAATCACACAACTCCCACTAAATAGTATATTAGCAAGCTGAATTGTAAAGCACCTCATTAGCTTATTATACCTAGCGAGGCTTGCATTACCTGCATTTTGACTGCAATTACCACCGAAATGAGATCTTTATCCAATTCTTTCAATACAATCAGTTTCTTCAAAGTCAAGCTGCACAACCTGCAAattaaaaacgaaacaaaacccgtgatattggggaaaataactggaaggacagatcgtgaagctgaggctccaatactttggccaccttatgagaagagaagactccctggaaaagaccctgatgttgggaaagattgagggcacaaggagaaggggacgacagaggacaagatggttggacagtgttctcgaagccacaaacatgaatctgaccaaactgcaggaggcagtggaagacaggagtgcctggcgtgctctggtccatggggtcacgaagagtcggacacgactaaacaacaacaacttagggATTggggaactgggccaaaactaaaaATCAATTTCATGATTTAATATCATCAGCAAACAGGGTTACTGCACTGACCACCCCTAACTCTAGACTGTTTATGAAAGAGCTAAAAAGCACAGGTTTCTCTATTATCCATTTATCCCTGCTTCCTTAACCAGgtcctgatccacaagaggacctccCTTCTTGTTCCATGCCTGCTAAGCTTATTGACTCAGCAAGGTATTTTtttcagaaggttttttttttaatgtccaagTGCACTATGTCACCTGGGTCACCTCTATTATGAATGGCCACTATTTTTGGCTACCTGACAATGATGGCTTAGTCACCCGAACCGAACCTCACTCACCATCTGGATGAGAAAGGAGAGGAGCAATAAGGACCATGACAGGAGGCCAGTCCTTCCAGAAGCGagaggcagagaagcagcactCGCTGTGGTCACCAACGGCGATGCCCACAACTGGAGGTAGCCATAGAGCGGGTTGTCCCTGATGGCGCATCTCCTCAAAAGGTGCATTCCCCCATGATTTATGTTAAGTGtcgaattaatatgtttaatttcataatgtgaagatctaaggatgttaatgtttaagttaaattttacaagaactgtgatttggaaaaccgctaaaaggatatgcaatgaaattcaaccaaggggaagcgaggaagtcacttaacaaggttaataagtgtaattttcaataaggttatgatttatgtttgtttgtcttatttgtttgtttgtttataatgttgtgaaaaccaatttaaaaaattgggggggggggggtgcattttccctacaacagcagcaagaatacttattgcaaagtattggaagacacaagatttacccaccctggaagaatggcagatgaaggtgatggactacatggaattggcggaaatgactggcagaatccgagaccagggagaagagtcagtggaagaagactggaagaaatttaaagactatctacagagatactgtaaaattaatgaatgttagaatgatgttggattgaaattaagtggtttctagctaatggtataaaagaatatgaaaaaatggttttttataagtaaaaatttaatgttataataatttaagattaaagatctgggtagaataaagagggaaagaaactgctgagttAATAAatggaactggaatacaaaaaagggaggtacgaggaagtccgggaaacaagtaaatgaaaaataatgtgatgaaaggattgattgtttttaactatttttattttgtgttttttctttttctattttgtattgtaaaaacactaataaaaattttattaaaaaaaaaaaaagaaaggtgcaTTTTCCCAAAGAGGAGCAGATAAGTTTGAAATGAGCTGCTTCAAGGACCTCCAGGGGGACAGTCGAATTTCATTACCAGTTTCAGAGCAATCAAGGGTAGTTTCCTATTGCAGCACCGGGGAGATCTTCTTCCCCATGCACAGACCGGAGAGCAGCCagaaaggcagcagcaggagagcgcGCCTCGCTCTTGGTCTGCGGGCCAAACTACATGTCACCTGAACTGCCGTGAACGCAGCTGCTGACATGCTCCCTTTTCTTGCAATATAAATGGCAGCAGCGGGGGAAGCCAGAGCATCCCTCGTTCTCCCTTCTGCAGCCGGACAAAAAGGGCTCTTTGCTTTCCAAAGGAGGCCTCTGCCGATGCCAGCAGCAGTTTGCCTTGAAATGCAAAGAGCCAGGAAGCGAGCTGGGCgtgggaccagtggcgtagcgtggggggtgcagggggggggccggctgcaccgggcgcaacatctgggggttagggttagggggcgcaaatccacgggttagggggcgcaaatccacgggttagggggtgcaaatccacgggttagggggcgcaaatccacgggttagggggcgcaaattacttgccttgccccgggtgctgacaaccgacgctacgccactgcgtcgGGCTGGGAGAGGGGAAGGCTTCAAAGCCCCAGGCTGCCAGCCCCAGGCTTTCCCCGCAGGGTATCCCCATATGGCGCCGCCCCCGGCTGCGTTCACACGACCACCGGGCCGGCCCCGAGGCAGCGGCGCCCGCGAGCATCCCGGAAGGCGGAGCCCCGACGGGGCGGGACTCACCTGGGGACGCAGCTGGGGCCGGAGCCGTCCACCTCCCAGGCCGCGAACAGGTTCATGGGCAGCGGGCCgcccggcgccgccgccgccgccaccaccccgCCCGGGGGGCTGCCCGGACGCCCGCGCGCTTCGGCCGCCATGGCTGGGTCCTGGCCGAGGGGATGCAGCGGCGAGCGGCTCGCCTCTCCGGCCGCCACGGCCCTTCCGCGCCGGCGCAGCAGTCGCGGAGCTTCGCCCGGGACGCGCGTGACCGGCCGCGGGGGGAGGGGCGCCGGGAGGGTGACGTCACAAGAgagcccccccccttcctcctgcccctccgagacgggagggagggaggcgggcggcgGCGCTGGTTCCGCCGCAGTGCCAGGGGAGCAgagggactgctgctgctgctgcatctcgCTCCGCGGGTCTCCCTTCCCTGCGAGACGCCCTTGAGGGATGCAGGGAGGGAGTCGCAAACGATGCCGCCCCGATGCCGCCTTTGGTTTTGCACTCGGGGAGCTCAGGTGCCCGGCTTCCTTGGCTTCCCCCTATTGTATGTCGTGCAAAACAAATAAGAAACATAAAAGCACTCTAAACTGGAAAACACATCCgcaagtttccccccccccaaaaaaaatatatattggttttcacaacattatagacaaacaaacacataagacaaacaaagATAAACCATAGCCTTgttaaaaattgcatttattaacattgttaagtgacttcctcgcttccccttggttgaatttcattgcatatccttttaacggttttccaaagaCACCCGCGAGTTTTAAGTGCCGCGTGAAGGTTCAGCCAAGGGCTGCCTCTTCCATCTAGGAAAAGCGAGCGCAACTCTGGACCACCGAGCGCCGGATCTTGCTGAAACGGAATTCTTCGCATGCATCCGATTTTTGCAGCAAAAATGCCAACTCTTTGCTGCCTCCTGTCCAAGGGGGAAGCGCGTTTCCCGCTCATCCTCTCCACTGCAGGCATCTGCGAAGTGCTAAACACCCACGACGTGCCTTTTGCGCCCTTTAAAAGTGGCCAGCGCGGTCCCCTGGAGGGAGCGCCGATTCTTCTTTCAAGTTTCCCCGGGGGGGACAGCTTCGTGGCGACGGTGGCCAGAGAGGGCTGTGGGCGGCTGCCAGCCCCGACGGAGGCTGCGCCCTGCCTTTATTGGAGGTGCTTCCGAAGACGGCTGGCTGGAGTCCAAGGAGGCGAGGGTCGCTCTCCCGCCCGGATCCTGCTCAAGGGCACagctgtcagcttttcccttttcttgcgaggaatcctatttggaataagggaatttcccttttaaaaaacggaaacgttgacagctatgctcgaGGGTTCCCACTTGGGGCATCGGCTCAGCgggcaggaggctggactgaGTGGCCCTTTGGCTTATGTCTGCTCGATGCACACCTGACCAACCCCCCATGCCCCTTTTCCGACCGCTCCGTCGGAACATCACCATCTTTATTTGTACGCCACCGTTCCCCCTGACAGGCACCCCAGGCAGCTTACAGGCACCTTGTCCCTGCCACTTGCCAAGCCGCCtttctcccatagctgtcaactgtcccttattcggcgggaaactcccttatcccagcgccgtgtcccactgctgtcccttattgatgatgtcccttgaatttcccgggtttcatgctcgcccggctcaggAGGGAAGCAGTGGCTCGGGGTCCTCCACTGCGAGAGAGTGCGCACACGAGCTGCCatgtctccgtctctcccttttccccctcacgggcgcgtcgtgaggagacgggtggcggcgggcaggcaggcagcccctctcttgcgagacttccgcaGCGCTACCAGGGGAAGccggcggcggctgaggaggtggcctgagggaggaggaagaggaggggatggggagggacgcagaagggcggtgcTTCAGCAGTCGCATCAgcgccgcaaccgcctcatgccagGCTCGCGGgcggcgtgggcgagagtctctctccctctctcttgggcggggaagggccgatggaactcctcgcgccaggacgacagcagccccgacgtgctgcatagcatcccctccaaccagtgcagcatcttaatgtagtgatttccccctctgcatccctttcataactctatttttataaatcatttgtccatccatagttcaattttttactacaagttttctgtcaatcctaccaatgtatgtaactcttggcAATGGCTTTTCAAATTAATTATAAACTCTCTcccttctttattaaagaggtcctcttcctggtttctaattctgcctggaagctttgccatctcgacgccgttcatcagttttgtctgcccctcttctttggtcggagttgtagacccttaggatcatctagttcctgcaaaacacagtcagtggcagccaaagcagcatggctccatcagtgccggatttctgtataagccaagccaaaatcccttattttggctgctggtcccttattttcgaggctgctggtcccttattttcaaatttgtaagttgacagctatgctccctcCTCGCGACCCGCCTGCTTTCGGCTGCTCCCTCCGGCCGCTTCCCAGCCCAGCCCCGCGCtgctgcagcagggagttccaaggctCCCCATGCAGAGCGCTGTGGGCCGTGCGCGCCGTCCTTTCCCCGGCGCCACGGAGAAGCCGACGGCCAGAGGGAAGCGGGAGGGCAGCAGCGGAACCCGAGCTCCGGGGGCGCCGCGTTCCGCCCGGACCTTTAAACCCACTGGAACGGAAGTGGGCCGGAGCATTTCCCCCCACGAACCCGGAAGTTCCCTTTCGCCTTCCGGCCAGCTCCGCTGTGTGGGCCGTGGCGCAGCGGCAGCCGCGGGTGCGAGGCAGGCGGCCATGGTGCTCCTCACCGTCATCGCGCGGGTGGCCGACGGGCTTCCTCTGGCCGCCTCCATGCAGGAAGACGAGCAGGTGAGCGGCGGCCGGGCCAAGCTAGGCCTCCACCTCCTGCTCCCGAGACTCCGGGCGCGGCTACTCGGAAGCAGGAGCCCTGCGCGATCCTGGCTCCAAAGGCGCCGCCTCCGTCGGTCCGCTGGAGATGTCGGCCTCGGGGCTCCCCGCCAGGCCTGCCTGGGAGGTCCGCGGTTGCCGAGCGGGCCCCTCCTGGCTCCTGAAGTCCAGGGCCGGATAAATctgcttctcttcccaccccccaccgcaAGAGAGAGCCCCCAACCCCCATCTAAGAGATGAGGCAGGCAGGgacagcctgcctgccttccttctcctctctgaATATTTTGCTTTCTTAGAAGAACACATTGTGGGGGCTGGGAATCCTGAGCTGAAATTTCGGGGGTCCAGCTGGGTGCCTTTTCTATTGTTGTATAAAGGAAACAGtctagtagcagcagcagaaggggaaGCATTTGGGTTTGGTTATTCTTGACCCAGTTCCTGTTGGCTCAGTGACTGACACTTTGCTCTGAGCAAAGGCCAGTGCTTTGTCAGCCTGTTTGCATTAAAGATTTGTGTTGTTTTGTAGTCTGGTAGAGACCTGCAGCAGTACCAGAGCCAAGCCAAACAGCTGTTCCGGAAGCTCAATGAACAGTCTCCCACCAGGTGCACCTTGGAAGCAGGAGCCATGACTTTTCAGTAAGTACAACAAAAATAGAGGCCCAGTAGGGAGTTGTAGACCATATGCTGGATTAGGGGTTGCTAGAGAAGATGATTGCTCCGTGTCTTTAGGGAaaatttgggaaagatggaagttgGTTTGCTGTCAAGCTAACATCCGACCTGTTGTATCTTCTTTTGCAGTTACATCATTGAGAGAGGGGTGTGTTACCTGGTGTTGTGTGAAGCTGCCTTCCCCAAAAAGCTGGCCTTTGCATACCTGGAAGATTTGCACTCAGAATTTGATGAGCAGCATGGAAAGAAGGTCCCAACGGTGTCCAGGCCCTATTCTTTCATTGAGTTTGGTGAggttcttccccttcctcatcaGGCAAAGGCCTGCCTGCAAGGTTCCTTTAGTAGTCCTGATGGCGGCTTCTCCTCCTTGTGCCATCCCTAGTTCTCCCTCCTGGAAAGTTTCTTGCATTAGCAcaggcctttaaaaaataataattgctgtcCTCTAAAAAGACCCCGGAGACTGGATCCTCCCATAAGCTTTACAGAATATCAGGTCAGATTATGCAAATATCCCTTTCCCTCACACAAATACAGTGGACTCTGACATTCTTTGTTGTTGGGTGATCTGTGTCATCTCTTATAAACACTCTTGTACTTAGGACCAGTGAGAGTTTCTGAATGCTTGCCACCATGGTTGCTCAACCTTGATAGGAAAATTATGGACTATATTACATGTGATGCTGCAACCATCATTAAGTTGCACACCTGTGTTACACAAAAACACCTATTTAGCAATAGGTGAATGTGGGTTCCAATTTTCATAAGTATCTCAATGCACAGGGAGAGTAGATTTAACCCTTCCCAACTGTTACCACAGTGACAATTCCCATCCCACCCTATTATTAGCTTTAGAAGAAAATGCTCTAAAGCATGCCAATGGAGCTAACAGTCTTGGGGAGCCAATTTTCATTAGGACCATGATTGTGGAGACAAGGTTAAACCTCCTCTCCACTGAATGCTACAATGAAAATTGCCACCAAAAGGGATAATTGGTGGACAACCAAGACTGACCACATGTGTGGAACTGATAAATAAAAGACATAAATTAGCTGTTGGACACTGAAGGGAAGAGAGGCTAATTCATGAGCAGCTACCTCTTGTTTCAGATACTTATATCCAGAAAACCAAGAAACTATATATTGACAGTCGTGCAAGAAGAAACCTTGGCTCCATCAACACAGAGTTGCAGGATGTACAGAGAATCATGGTAGCTAACATTGAAGAAGTTCTACAACGAGGCGAGGCACTTTCAGGTACGGTGACTGTTGCATGCACAAGCTGCTCTGCCGCCTTATGGGATGATCAGGTGCGATTGTAGCCTATGCAGTAGGAACGGGGGAAGCTGTGGCAAGCTGCTTTGTGCAATATAACAAACCCTGTCTGCACATGCGCTTTCCCTACATTAAGATATTCAACAGATGGTTTATTACGGGGGCCCACACCATTGGAATTGCAGTAAGTGGCTACTTTCTCCCTTGTGGTGCTCTAAGATGGAATGTGTTCCAGCTCTGATGTTGCTTTGATgtcatgtcttttttttttttaaataagatatttattagcattttcacaaattttataaaacataaaaatcacacaaaaaaaacacaaaaaagaaaatcaaaaatacgtacgaaaaagcaaaaaaacaacaaaaaaaccacatgtatagcTTCATTCCCTTAAGTTCCTGAAAATTActttcctgacctcctcatacctctccttactgcattccattctctagttcagtgtttcccaaccttttttgggcaaaggcacacttgtttcatgaaaaaaatctcgaggcacaccaccattacagccccgtgatgtcagcgcgcagcgtcacgccgggagggacatgaattgctagcaaattacataatcacctccttgagggctggctcatcttctccgaaggcagaaccccattaattaacagcacagactcacaccatagccaagacgaggggggaaaacctcagtcatgcacagtcatgcacatgtgggggctaaatgaggacgaagaccgggcagagagcagggttcaaatcaccccacctggccaggacaatccctgggtgctcccttggaccactcgcctgacccacctcacagggctgttgttgcgaggataacacggggagaaccacgcgcgcccccgggagctccttggaggagaaagcgggcgatgaatgcaatgcacgaaatatatgagaggcgaccaggttttgcaggtgaggggctcccgccagcctccgcttccaacacccggcgcaacgacgccgaagtttccccccgggctcggctcggggagcagcgctgctccccccccccggctccccttcgccctcccggctctctgccgcccactggggaccccccctcacctgccaagtccggagcgccggtggaagttgcatgcatgcatgcagggcgccgcgttgccattgcattgcactgcactccatgcaacgcctgcacgcatgcattgccttgcacgcccgccaaggggtctccccgcggtccgatgcgtcccctccggcgcggatgcagcattgcaaaaattaaaaaaccccgacgcagccctacctggggggcagcctccgcctccgccgctccgcctccgcggggatccccgggctccatcctgccgcccgatctccggggggcgcaggcaggctgcgcggggtctgcgcggaagagcccctgcccgcccggccgccgccgcgctcattccatggccgggagaagagcgcttcaaacaaaacgcccggcccgccaggccacgctgggaaacgtagttcacgcaccccgcgcgggcgcggagcccaagggcgaggggactacggatcccggcagcccccgcgccggggacggagggggagaggccgggtgcagggatggagggacgggtgggcgagtgagtgagtgagtgagtggcagccgccaagccttggccgagagccaggaagggcctccccgaaggaggaggaggaggaggagggaggcgcagagcgggagggagggagggaaccccaggggtcatctagtgacggcgccccaatcgaaaatttgacttaaaaaaaaaaatctttcaattttttaatttttcccgcggcacaccaggcaacatctcgcggcacactagtgtgccgcggaacagtggttgggaaacactgctctagttaatgctcttcaacaaatccttcccttaatttcgaTTAAATTTTtgagctttcttttcatattacataataattacagctagcaaccccttaatttcagaatcaacatcgtcttaacattcaacaattttacaatatttcttaagataatctttaaatttcttccaatcttcttccgccgtctctttcccctggtctcggattctgccagtcatctctgccagtcccatatagtctataactttcatctgccattcttccacggtgggtagttcttctgtcttccaatactttgcgataagtattcttgctgctgttgtggcatacataaaaaatgtcctgtccttctttgacaccaattggccgaccatacccaggagaaaggcctctggtttctttaagaaggtatatttaaatacctttttcatttcattgtaaatcttctcccagaaagcctttatccttgggcacgtccaccaaaggtgaaagaatgtaccttcagtttctttacatttccaacatttattgtca encodes the following:
- the SEC22B gene encoding vesicle-trafficking protein SEC22b, translated to MVLLTVIARVADGLPLAASMQEDEQSGRDLQQYQSQAKQLFRKLNEQSPTRCTLEAGAMTFHYIIERGVCYLVLCEAAFPKKLAFAYLEDLHSEFDEQHGKKVPTVSRPYSFIEFDTYIQKTKKLYIDSRARRNLGSINTELQDVQRIMVANIEEVLQRGEALSALDSKANNLSSLSKKYRQDAKYLNMRSTYAKLAAVAVFFIMLIVYVRFWWL